The Pedosphaera parvula Ellin514 genome includes a region encoding these proteins:
- a CDS encoding HAD family hydrolase: MKIKAVLFDLDGVLVDATEWHYEALNRALGLFGYNIARYEHLTTYNGLPTRKKLEMLSVEKGFPRGLHTLVNKIKQKYTREEILRSCTPVFEKEFMVHQLKRDGYKLAVCSNSIRESVELMLRGSGIFDLFDFVLSNEDVTHAKPDPEIYLAAFQKLGVKAEEVIIVEDAPHGIEAAKRSGAQVCQVSGFTEVDYDRVKRALEGARG; encoded by the coding sequence ATGAAGATCAAAGCCGTTTTATTCGATTTGGATGGAGTGTTGGTAGATGCGACAGAGTGGCATTACGAAGCATTAAATCGGGCGCTGGGATTGTTCGGTTATAACATTGCACGTTACGAACATCTGACCACCTACAATGGACTTCCAACCCGCAAGAAGCTCGAGATGCTCTCCGTTGAAAAAGGGTTTCCGCGCGGTTTGCACACTCTGGTCAACAAGATCAAACAGAAATATACCCGCGAGGAGATTTTGCGGAGTTGCACACCGGTATTTGAAAAGGAGTTCATGGTTCATCAACTCAAGCGCGATGGCTACAAACTCGCTGTCTGCTCCAATTCCATTCGTGAGAGTGTCGAACTCATGTTGCGGGGCAGTGGCATTTTTGATTTATTTGATTTCGTGTTGAGCAACGAGGATGTAACTCACGCGAAGCCCGACCCGGAGATTTACCTGGCCGCGTTCCAAAAATTGGGTGTCAAAGCGGAGGAAGTAATCATTGTTGAAGACGCGCCGCACGGAATCGAAGCCGCGAAGCGGAGCGGGGCACAGGTTTGCCAGGTGAGTGGTTTTACTGAAGTTGATTACGATCGCGTAAAGCGCGCGTTGGAAGGGGCGAGGGGATAA
- a CDS encoding cupin domain-containing protein yields the protein MLKRYKLDEFTKGWFVGNFSPTIVKSDAVEVAVKHYKAGESEGAHYHKVATELTLIVSGRVRMSGEEVGAGEIIKIEPGQATDFVPLTDTTTVVVKLPCVSGDKYPSPDFKA from the coding sequence ATGTTGAAGCGCTACAAACTGGACGAATTCACCAAAGGTTGGTTCGTGGGAAATTTTTCCCCGACCATTGTGAAGAGCGACGCCGTGGAAGTGGCGGTAAAGCATTACAAGGCCGGTGAATCCGAAGGGGCTCATTATCACAAAGTGGCAACTGAATTGACGCTGATTGTCTCGGGACGGGTGCGGATGAGCGGGGAGGAGGTTGGGGCGGGGGAGATTATCAAGATTGAACCCGGGCAGGCCACTGACTTTGTGCCGCTCACAGATACCACGACGGTAGTGGTGAAGTTGCCATGTGTGAGCGGAGATAAGTATCCTTCTCCAGATTTCAAAGCATGA
- a CDS encoding class I SAM-dependent methyltransferase, whose translation MSANDPQDLKRIYETRFESTRQYRSRVWSILLGDFFQKYIGSTETVLDLGCGYGEFINQVQCGKRYAMDLNPNAPGFLEKSVTFLEQDCSQKWQLPEGSLNVVFTSNFFEHLPDKAALGRTLDEARRCLAPGGRLIAMGPNIKYLPGKYWEFWDHHLALTEESLKEAVTTRGFQVDRCEGRFLPYTMVNSPEYPLVFLRTYLKLRPAWSIFGKQFLVIARKP comes from the coding sequence ATGAGCGCCAACGATCCCCAGGATTTAAAGCGTATTTACGAAACGCGATTTGAAAGCACGCGCCAGTATCGTTCACGTGTCTGGTCGATCCTGCTCGGGGACTTTTTCCAAAAATATATCGGTTCGACGGAGACGGTTTTGGATCTGGGTTGCGGTTATGGCGAATTCATCAATCAGGTCCAGTGCGGCAAAAGGTATGCAATGGACTTAAACCCGAACGCCCCGGGTTTTTTGGAGAAGTCGGTAACTTTTTTGGAACAGGACTGCTCCCAAAAGTGGCAGTTACCGGAAGGTTCGCTCAACGTGGTTTTCACGAGCAATTTTTTTGAGCATCTGCCGGATAAGGCTGCCCTGGGCAGGACTCTTGACGAAGCGCGACGTTGCCTGGCACCGGGCGGCCGCCTGATCGCCATGGGCCCTAATATCAAGTATTTGCCCGGCAAATATTGGGAATTTTGGGATCACCATTTGGCGCTGACCGAGGAGTCTCTGAAAGAAGCTGTCACGACTCGTGGATTCCAGGTCGATCGCTGCGAAGGAAGATTTCTTCCATACACGATGGTTAATAGTCCGGAGTATCCGCTTGTTTTCCTCCGGACGTATCTAAAGTTGCGGCCGGCATGGAGCATTTTCGGCAAACAGTTTCTGGTGATTGCCCGCAAACCCTGA
- a CDS encoding glycosyltransferase family 2 protein: MMLQAQPIEKAGASPGGVNDLKTGEQKSAAKPLSLLSVVIPARDEEGCIASTVEHLHLELKLQNIPHEIVVVDDGSKDRTWEILTEVAKQIRELRPVQNNGLHGFGRAIIHGLDQATGDAVAIMMADESDDSRDVVRYWKKLQEGYDCVFGSRFMKGGGVIDYPRFKLFVNRLANFFLKVLFRVKLNDTTNAFKCYRKTVIEGCRPLISPHFNLTVELPLKAIVRGYTWTVIPITWRNRRTGEAKLKIKEMGSRYLFICLYIWLEKYFSRGDYKKK, from the coding sequence ATGATGTTGCAAGCACAACCAATTGAAAAAGCAGGGGCAAGTCCCGGCGGAGTTAATGACTTGAAAACAGGCGAACAAAAGTCCGCCGCCAAGCCGCTTTCGTTGCTTTCCGTGGTAATCCCCGCAAGGGATGAAGAGGGTTGCATCGCCTCGACCGTGGAGCATCTGCATCTGGAGCTCAAACTGCAAAATATTCCCCATGAAATCGTGGTGGTTGATGACGGGAGCAAGGACCGGACGTGGGAGATTTTGACGGAGGTCGCCAAACAAATCCGCGAATTGCGGCCGGTTCAAAACAATGGATTGCATGGATTTGGCCGCGCAATCATCCATGGCCTGGACCAGGCCACGGGCGATGCAGTGGCCATCATGATGGCGGATGAGTCCGATGATTCCCGGGATGTGGTGCGGTATTGGAAGAAGTTGCAAGAGGGATACGACTGTGTGTTTGGCAGCCGTTTCATGAAAGGTGGCGGTGTCATTGATTATCCCCGCTTCAAGTTGTTTGTGAATCGGCTGGCAAATTTCTTTTTGAAGGTGCTTTTCCGGGTCAAGCTCAATGACACGACCAATGCCTTCAAATGTTATCGCAAAACCGTGATTGAGGGGTGCCGGCCGCTAATCTCTCCTCATTTCAACCTTACGGTGGAGCTGCCGTTGAAAGCCATTGTGCGCGGATACACCTGGACCGTTATTCCCATCACCTGGCGCAACCGGCGAACCGGTGAGGCAAAGCTCAAGATCAAGGAGATGGGGAGTCGGTACTTGTTTATTTGTCTCTACATATGGCTCGAGAAATATTTCAGCCGCGGTGATTACAAAAAGAAATGA
- a CDS encoding NAD-dependent epimerase/dehydratase family protein produces MRLIISGICGFVGSTIAAHLRENFSSIEVLGFDNFIRPGSELNRVNLKRMGVRVLHADVRSATDLEVLPPADWVIDAAANPSVLAGVDGQVSSRQLVEHNLVGTINLLEYCKARKAGFTLLSTSRVYSIAPLAEMKVMEVKKAYVPDPGAILPPGLSRKGVAETFSTTPPVSLYGSTKLASEHLALEYGETFGFPVWINRCGVLAGAGQFGRADQGIFSFWINSWLRRKPMKYIGFNGQGAQVRDCLHPRDIVSLVLKQMEAGKGAGKPRIANVSGGEASATSLAQLSDWCAARFGPHTVESDGRNRAFDIPWMVLDSTLAGKAWNWEPETKLEAILDEIARHAEAHPDWLELSAP; encoded by the coding sequence ATGAGGCTGATTATTAGTGGAATTTGCGGGTTTGTGGGCAGCACCATCGCTGCTCATCTGCGTGAGAATTTCAGCAGCATCGAAGTGCTCGGCTTCGATAATTTCATTCGGCCTGGAAGTGAGCTCAACCGGGTGAACCTAAAGCGAATGGGGGTGCGCGTCCTGCACGCCGATGTGCGGAGCGCCACGGATTTGGAAGTGCTGCCACCGGCTGACTGGGTTATCGATGCCGCGGCCAATCCCAGCGTCCTCGCCGGTGTGGATGGGCAGGTGAGCAGCCGCCAATTGGTGGAACATAATCTGGTTGGTACCATCAATCTTCTGGAGTACTGCAAGGCAAGAAAAGCTGGATTCACGCTGTTGAGCACCAGCCGCGTTTATTCCATTGCACCGTTGGCGGAAATGAAGGTGATGGAAGTGAAAAAGGCTTATGTGCCCGACCCCGGGGCCATCCTGCCACCTGGGCTTTCCCGAAAGGGTGTGGCCGAGACTTTTTCGACCACTCCCCCGGTATCGCTCTATGGCAGCACCAAGCTGGCATCGGAACATCTGGCCCTGGAGTATGGCGAGACATTCGGCTTTCCAGTTTGGATCAATCGTTGCGGAGTATTGGCCGGGGCAGGCCAGTTTGGCCGGGCAGACCAGGGCATTTTTAGTTTCTGGATTAATTCCTGGCTGCGCCGGAAGCCGATGAAATATATCGGATTTAATGGCCAGGGAGCTCAAGTTCGCGATTGCCTTCACCCGCGGGATATTGTTTCACTGGTATTAAAGCAAATGGAAGCCGGGAAGGGTGCTGGCAAACCGCGCATCGCCAACGTCAGTGGCGGCGAGGCGAGTGCCACTTCATTGGCGCAGTTGAGCGATTGGTGTGCGGCGCGATTTGGTCCGCATACCGTCGAGAGCGATGGACGCAATCGGGCTTTCGATATTCCCTGGATGGTGTTGGATTCGACCCTGGCCGGCAAAGCCTGGAACTGGGAGCCGGAGACAAAGCTCGAAGCCATTCTTGATGAGATCGCGCGTCACGCTGAAGCACACCCTGACTGGCTGGAATTATCTGCACCATGA
- a CDS encoding NAD-dependent epimerase/dehydratase family protein, whose translation MSVIVVTGAAGLIGSETCRRFHKENFHIVGIDNDMRARFFGAEASTSASRQALEKNLKNYRHYDADIRDAGAIEKIFKQYGGEIKAVVHTAAQPSHDWAAREPHTDFGVNAVGTLNLLEATRQFCPESAFVFTSTNKVYGDTPNRLPLVKQEKRWEIDLSHAYKEGIDETMSIDQTKHSLFGASKVAADVLVQEYGRYFGMRTVCFRGGCLTGPGHAGTELHGFLAYLMKCTVTGKPYRVFGYEGKQVRDNIHSHDLVEAFWQFVLAPRSGEVYNMGGSRHSNCSMLEAIDLCQQISGRKLDWKYVEDNRIGDHIWWISDVRKFQTHYPQWKYRYDLMGILKEIHAACVEQ comes from the coding sequence ATGAGCGTCATCGTAGTTACAGGAGCCGCCGGATTGATCGGTTCCGAAACGTGCCGGCGATTCCACAAGGAGAATTTCCATATTGTGGGCATCGACAATGATATGCGCGCCCGTTTTTTTGGAGCTGAAGCCTCCACCAGCGCCAGCCGCCAGGCTTTGGAAAAAAATCTGAAGAACTATCGGCATTATGATGCCGATATTCGTGACGCTGGGGCGATTGAAAAAATTTTTAAACAGTACGGCGGTGAAATCAAGGCCGTGGTGCACACAGCGGCTCAGCCTTCCCACGATTGGGCGGCCCGCGAACCGCACACTGATTTTGGAGTTAATGCGGTGGGAACGCTGAACCTGCTGGAAGCGACCCGGCAGTTTTGTCCGGAGTCGGCTTTCGTTTTCACGAGCACCAACAAGGTTTACGGAGATACACCCAATCGCTTGCCACTGGTGAAGCAGGAGAAACGCTGGGAAATCGATTTGTCGCATGCTTATAAAGAGGGAATCGATGAAACCATGTCGATTGACCAGACGAAGCATTCATTGTTTGGCGCGAGCAAGGTGGCGGCGGATGTCCTCGTGCAGGAGTATGGTCGTTATTTTGGAATGCGCACCGTTTGTTTCCGTGGTGGCTGCCTGACCGGCCCGGGTCATGCTGGAACTGAATTACATGGATTTTTAGCCTACCTCATGAAGTGCACGGTCACCGGCAAACCTTACCGCGTTTTCGGTTATGAAGGGAAACAGGTGCGGGACAACATTCATAGTCACGATCTCGTGGAGGCTTTCTGGCAATTCGTTTTGGCGCCGCGCTCGGGAGAGGTTTACAACATGGGCGGCAGCCGCCATTCCAATTGTTCGATGTTGGAAGCAATCGATCTTTGCCAGCAGATAAGCGGACGTAAATTGGACTGGAAATATGTCGAGGACAATCGCATCGGCGACCATATCTGGTGGATTAGCGACGTCCGGAAATTCCAAACACACTATCCGCAATGGAAATATCGCTACGACTTAATGGGCATCTTGAAGGAAATCCATGCGGCTTGTGTCGAGCAATAA
- a CDS encoding glycosyltransferase family 2 protein, with translation MPPQFELTILMPCLNEAETLAACIKKAKVGIERAGVKGEILIADNGSKDGSIEIAEKLGARVVHVKPKGYGNALRYGIEAALGKWIIMGDSDDSYDFSDINGFVEKLRGGDDLVMGCRLPKGGGTIMPGAMPWKNRWLGNPSLSFLGQLFFRSPAQDFHCGLRAFSKEAYDRMDLKTTGMEFASEMVIVATLKSMRISETPITLHKDGRSRPPHLKPWRDGWRHLRFMLIYSPRWLFLVPGLLLCLTGFILANLTYWVPFKIGSVNFDVGTLMVACMWMIIGVQFVALAFFTKVFAIAEGLLPDDPKFSRIFRIFTLEKGIVAGLIILLLGLGMLVRALWVWKQAGYGSLDYSQNLRRLIPAATLLVISVQTISSSFFMSVLGLKTTSRKPPAPPEAT, from the coding sequence ATGCCACCGCAATTTGAGCTGACCATTTTGATGCCCTGCTTGAACGAGGCTGAAACCCTGGCTGCCTGTATCAAGAAAGCAAAAGTGGGTATTGAGCGGGCAGGGGTAAAGGGAGAAATTTTGATTGCTGACAACGGCAGCAAGGACGGGTCCATCGAAATTGCCGAAAAGCTCGGCGCCCGCGTGGTGCATGTGAAGCCCAAAGGTTATGGCAATGCGTTGCGTTATGGCATTGAAGCAGCCCTGGGCAAGTGGATCATCATGGGAGATTCCGACGACAGCTATGATTTTTCCGACATCAATGGTTTCGTGGAAAAATTGCGCGGAGGGGATGATCTGGTGATGGGATGCCGGCTGCCCAAAGGCGGCGGCACGATCATGCCCGGGGCGATGCCCTGGAAAAACCGGTGGCTGGGCAATCCCAGCCTTTCATTTCTGGGGCAACTCTTTTTCCGGAGCCCGGCACAGGATTTTCACTGTGGCCTGCGGGCGTTTTCCAAGGAGGCCTACGACCGGATGGACTTGAAGACTACCGGCATGGAGTTCGCTTCCGAAATGGTTATTGTCGCGACTTTGAAATCGATGCGGATCTCGGAAACGCCGATCACTTTGCATAAGGACGGACGTTCGCGTCCACCGCATCTCAAGCCGTGGCGGGACGGTTGGCGGCATCTGCGGTTCATGTTGATTTATTCACCACGCTGGCTGTTTCTGGTTCCCGGTCTGCTTTTATGCCTGACGGGTTTTATCCTGGCCAATCTGACCTATTGGGTTCCCTTCAAAATTGGGTCGGTGAATTTTGATGTGGGAACGCTCATGGTCGCCTGCATGTGGATGATCATCGGGGTGCAGTTTGTGGCCCTCGCTTTTTTTACGAAGGTTTTTGCAATTGCAGAAGGGTTGTTGCCGGACGATCCAAAGTTTTCGCGAATATTCAGGATTTTCACCCTGGAAAAAGGGATCGTTGCCGGGTTGATAATTTTGCTGCTGGGACTTGGTATGCTCGTCCGTGCGCTGTGGGTTTGGAAACAGGCGGGATATGGTTCGCTGGATTACTCCCAAAACCTGCGCCGATTGATCCCGGCTGCCACCCTCCTGGTAATCAGCGTCCAGACCATCTCATCGAGCTTTTTCATGAGCGTGCTCGGCTTGAAGACCACCTCCCGCAAACCGCCAGCACCGCCTGAAGCAACGTAA
- a CDS encoding YajQ family cyclic di-GMP-binding protein: protein MPSFDIVSEVNSMEIENAVNQAKKELATRFDFKGSNAEIVLEKNEIKLSAEDNFKVKTLVEMVLGKLAKRQISLKNVDKGEPDISPLGHARQVIKIKQGLETAIAKQVTTFIRDSKLKVTTQIQGNEVRVSGKSRDDLQSVIAAVQGHDFPVSLQFQNFRD, encoded by the coding sequence ATGCCTTCGTTTGATATTGTTTCAGAAGTGAACTCGATGGAAATCGAGAACGCCGTTAACCAGGCCAAAAAGGAATTGGCCACCCGCTTTGATTTCAAGGGGAGCAACGCCGAGATCGTCCTCGAGAAAAATGAGATCAAACTGAGCGCCGAGGATAATTTCAAAGTAAAGACGCTCGTTGAAATGGTTCTTGGCAAACTTGCAAAACGTCAGATCAGCCTGAAGAACGTGGACAAGGGCGAACCCGACATCTCACCCTTGGGACATGCCCGCCAGGTTATTAAAATCAAACAGGGACTCGAAACTGCGATCGCCAAACAGGTCACCACTTTCATCCGTGATTCCAAACTGAAGGTAACCACCCAGATTCAGGGAAACGAAGTCCGGGTTTCCGGCAAAAGCCGGGATGACCTGCAATCTGTTATCGCCGCCGTGCAAGGTCACGACTTCCCCGTCTCCCTACAATTCCAAAACTTCCGGGATTGA